tatgctacttgcaggcccttctatgacagaaattcagaaagttaaacaagatctgaagtcgagctttgaaatgaaggatctaggagagtcaaggaagatcctaggcatacatattcagagagatagaggctgcaagaagctgtggatgctgcaaactgattatattgacaaagttatgcagagattcagaatggagaatgctaaacctgcctcaacacccttgtcccagagtttcagattatcaaaggaacaagctcctaaaactaagcaagaagctgatgagatggaggctatcccttatgctagtgttgtagggagtatcatgtacactatgatttgtacaagaccagatcttgctcatgctatctcagtgactagcagatacatggcagacccggggaaggagcattggaatgctcttaaatggatattgaggtacatgaagtcaactaaggactgggggattgtgttcaatagctgggaaggtggatctgaggaggttgtgcaggggtattgtgatgcagactatgctgcaaatctggacaccagaaagtctcaaacaggttatttgttcaccatgtttggaactgtgatcagttggaaatcaggtctgcagagtgtagttgctctctcaactacagaatcagagtatatagctctcactgcagctgtacaggagagcttttggatccagggagtaatttctgattttggttttgaccaagaaacaatggtgattcattgtgacagcagctcagctatatgcttggccaaacatccgggtttccatgaaaggagcaagcatatagacataaagttgcactttattagagatgagattgaaaggggaagggtgaaggtggttaagattaacaccttgcacaatccggcagatatgctaactaaatctctaagtagagacaagtttgatcattgcaagaagttgatcaatgtttgtgcaagaactgagatgagccctcaggtggagaattgtaataatggagtgctcatttcagttggaagaagctcggccagaaaggagttcggtaagctcggcttaccgagctggaactagcttggaactagcagaagaagaaggaagctcggctttgagctcggctttgagttcggctttgggccgagaagacagttggtcttgagccgagaagcaaaggagttcggtttgtgtaccgagaaaggagttcggtttgtgaaccgagaagggagctcggttgtgagccgaagagagtgctcggttgtgagccgaaaagaaagttcggtcttgagtcaagaatagagttcgtcttgagccgggaaaagaagaagcaacagttcggtcttgaaccgagaaggaagttcggcctagagaaactagccgttggtgcagcagttagttagccgagaagtagcagttattcttcttgctttcttgattcttcttgtagttagttagtagcagttgctacttgattgtagagctttaaatagctcaaaaccatgtacgtagttagtagtgaaaatcaataaagagttttcaagttttctctccaagattaccatcttcgatactctaagtgtgagtgtgtgttcttctgcattgtgagttatcatacaactgtgagtgtgtgtgtgattcacctgagtgtgtgaaagtcttgtgcgaattgaatcccaacaaaACTACACATCCACTTCTCTTCTTATCAAATAACAATACACTAATTAACAATGAAGAAAGCTAGATAAATAAGAGGGTATGGGTAGAGGATTTGGTAGTTGTTATTATTCATAACCTTAAAGAGGAATAGTTGGTTTGGTAGTATCTTCACAGAATCAAAAGGAATCAACATTACAAGAGCAAAAACTGTTTAATTCCACAGTAGAGGTGATAATAATACAgtacataaaaaatatttcaatatgATGGTAACATAAATGATactacaaaaatatatatatttataaaaaatatcaatatgatGGTAACATAAATGAtactacaaaatatatatttgtattttattttatggcaTATTGTCAAAAATATTACTGCATAAAGTTTGATAAAATCATGTGAATCCTACAATTTTGAAAATCAGTCagaaaaactataaaatttggATTTAGTCTCAATTATCTCATGCTGAAAAATTTAGGTAGCCTACATATAATAGATTGTTTACATTTCCAAATGATACTATTAcaattttactaaaaaaaataatacggTTATACTTGAAACAAATTTAAacttgatttttaaaattacaggacaaactaaaatttgatcatatttgaccatatgaattttttttggcAATTTATCCCCATTTTATAACATTACGCCATCCATATTTAGACACCATCAACCCCATCCGCTATATGAAATTTTTTGTATCAATATAAACAACGACCAAACTTCTCTTACCAACATGTAACAATGGTGGAACTTTTTGTTCCACCATGAAACAATGATGAAAATTTTGCATCCCACACAGGCTAGAGAGCCGACATCGTCTAAACATAGATGAAGAGTGTATCAAAACGAAATACGAATGAAACTTTTTATACTATCTCATTCGACCATGATAGATAGTTGCatctttccattttggtccgtctaCCAAAATTAATCtcgattttatttatataacctttctcattattttctatttttctgttttttactTGCGTAGTGAAGAATGGTTGAATATTGTGAAAGTATATTTAACTACCTCTGAAAAGTATGAATGGAAACTCAACCGCTCAGCTTTCACAATTGGATTAAGTCGCCTTCCATTCCCGGCGACTTTAGTCACTTCTCTCTCCTCGCCGTGGCCCACCAAATAAACTGATTAGTTGACTAATTACCACTCATCATCTCAAGCTTAATAATCCCCAATTCAATTCCATTTAATACGCTGCGTTTTCCCTCCCTTATTGTTGTTCTTCCCAATATCCATCTCTCCTCCTCTAACTGGTCGACATCATCGGCGCCATTAATGTCTCCTTCATTTATACGCACGAATCCATTCCAACATTCAAACCATCATCACATGACATGATCAGCTAAACATACTAAAATGAtacctcttcttcttcttcttgtcgtGCTGAATCTCAATCTCGGATCATCTCAAAGCACAAACGATTTCCATATTCTGTTAGAAGCAAAGAAATCAATCCTACACGACCCTTTCAATGTCCTCCAAAATTGGTCCATTCACAACCCGGATTTCTGTGCATGGGGAGGCGTTACttgtggcggcggcggcggcggcgtggTGGCGATTGATCTTGCGAATTGCTCTCTTGAAGGCTCAATTCCGGCGGCGTTTGGTGGTTTGCGAAACCTGCTCCACCTTAATTTATCGTCAAACAGCTTCACCGGCCCCATTCCAACTGCTCTCTCTAACTTATCTGCTTTGGAGTCGTTGCTCCTCTTCTCCAACCGCCTCTCCGGCTTCATTCCGCCGCAGCTCGGCCTGCTTTCCAATCTCCGTGTCCTCAGAATCGGAGATAATGAGCTCAGCGGCGAAATTCCGCCGGAGCTCGGGGAGCTTCGGAGTTTGGTTTCGCTCGGATTGGCTTCGTGCAGCCTCACCGGTCCAATTCCGCGGGAGTTAGGGAGGCTTTCGAATTTGGAAACCCTAGTTTTGCAGGAGAATGAGCTGGAAGGAGGTGTACCGAAGGAGGTCGGAAATTGCTCTGGTTTGATGATTTTAACGGCGGCGCTGAATCGGTTGAACGGAACGATTCCGGCGGAGATCGGCGGTCTTCGGAATCTGCAGCTGTTGAATTTAGGTAATAATTCACTGACCGGTGAAATTCCGGCGACCATCGGAGAAATCCCCAATTTGGAGTACCTGAATCTGCTTGGGAATAGGCTTGAAGGAAAAATTCCTAAAACCCTAGCGAAGCTGATGAATCTCAAGACGTTGGATTTATCCGGCAACATGCTCACCAGAGAAATTCCGGCGGAGATTGGTAACATGTTTCAGCTTGTTTCTCTGGTTCTCTCCGGCAACAATTTGACTGGAAATATTCCGGCGGAGATATGCTCCAACGCCACCAGTTTGCAGCATTTAATGCTGGCGCAGAATCAGCTCAGCGGCGGAATCCCGGCGGAATTGAAGGAGTGTGGATCGCTGACGCAGCTTGATTTGTCGAATAATACACTCAGCGGCGGTATTCCACCGGAGATATACGAGATGACGGAGCTCACGGATGTAATGCTCAACAACAACACTCTCTCCGGCGGAATTTCTCCATCCATCGGCAATCTCACGAATCTGCAGACGCTCGCGCTTTACCAGAACAATCTCCGCGGTGATCTCCCTAGGGAAATCGGGATGCTCAGCCGCCTCGAGATTTTATATCTCTACGATAACCAGTTCTCCGGCGacattccggtggagatcggaaACTGCACCAGCCTCCAAATGCTCGATTTCTTTGGGAACAGATTCACCGGCACTATCCCGATCACAATCGGAAGGCTGAAGCTTCTCAATTTCCTCCATCTCCGTCAAAATGATCTCTCCGGCGACATTCCCCCCGCGTTGGGCAACTGCCGTGAGCTGACGATCCTCGATTTAGCAGACAACCGTCTCTCCGGCGCAATTCCCGCCACATTCGgccgcctcctcgcgctgcagcAGCTCATGCTCTACAACAATTCCCTCCACGGAGCCCTACCCGAAAATCTCGCCTCTCTTTCTAACCTAACAAGGATCAATCTCTCCCACAACAATCTCTCCGGCAGCATCGCTCCTCTCTGCAATTCGCCACATTATCTCTCCTTCGATCTCACCAGCAACGCCTTCGATCACGAAATTCCGCACCAAATTGGGGATTCACCAGCTCTCGAGAGGCTCAGGCTCGGCAGCAATCGATTCACAGGAGAAATTCCAGTAACAATCGGTCGGTTACAAAGCCTATCTCTGTTAGATCTCTCAAGCAATCTGCTAATTGGGGAAATACCACTTCAGATTTCACTATGCAAGAGCCTCACTCATCTTGATCTCGATCATAACCGTTTATCCGGCGAAGTTCCGTTCTGGATCGGCCGGATTCCGCTGCTAGGCGAGCTGAAGCTCGGCGCCAACGAGCTCTCCGGCAGCCTCCCCCGAGGCCTATTCAACTGCTCCAATCTACTAATTTTGTCACTCAGCAACAACTCCATCAATGGTACATTGCCTCCAGAAATCAACCAGCTTAAGTCCCTCAACGTGCTCGATCTCGACAGCAATCGCCTCTCCGGCCCCATCCCTCCGGCCATCGGGCAGCTCGACAAGCTATACCAGCTCCACCTCTCGCGTAACGCCTTCACAGGATCGATCCCCGTTGAAATTGGGCAGTTACAAAACTTGCAGAGTGGCCTCGACATCAGCTACAACAACCTCACCGGCACAATCCCATCGTCGATTGGATCGCTCGATAAGCTTGAATCACTCGACCTGTCTCACAACGCGCTAGCTGGAGAACTCCCTCCCCAAGTAGGCTCAATGAGCAGTTTAGGGAGATTGGATCTCTCGTTCAACCGGCTTAACGGGACGTTAGACAAGCATTACGCGCGCTGGCCGGCCTCTGCCTTCGTTGGGAACTTAAATCTCTGCGGTGCCCCTCTTCGAAACTGTGGTGATGCAACGGCATTGTCTTCGTCCCGGTTGAGTAAAGCGTCGGTAGTGATAATATCGGCAATGGCAGCCACTGCGGCCGTGATTTCGTTGCTTTTGGGGGCTGCTCTGTTTTTCAAGCGTAGGAGAGAAGCTTATGCGTTGGCTAGTGAAGCCGACTCGTCTAGCTCATCGCAGCAGAGGCGGCCGCTGTTCGATAATGGAGCCGGGAGGTGTGATTTCCGATGGATGGATCTCATGGAAGCTACAAACAATCTTAGCGATGAGTTTGTAATCGGGTGTGGGGGGTCGGGAACCATCTACCGAGCCGAGCTGTTCACGGGAGAGACGGTTGCGATCAAGAGAATCGCGAGGAAGGATGATCTGATGTTGGATAGAAGCTTTGCTAGGGAGATCAAGACTCTAGGGAGGATAAGGCACCGGCATCTGGTGAGGCTGTTGGGGCACTGCAGCAACCCGAGGGCCGGGTCAAACTTGCTTATCTACGAGTACATGGAGAACGGGAGCTTGTGGGATTGGCTGTACGATGCAGAGAAAGATGACAAGAAGAAGAGGATACTTGACTGGGACGCGAGGCTGAGGATCGCGGTGGGGTTGGCGCAGGGGATGGAGTATCTCCATCACGACTGCGTGCCAAAGATCCTCCACCGGGATGTGAAGTCGAGCAATGTGTTGCTTGATGCCGACATGGAGGCTCATTTGGGTGATTTCGGACTAGCCAAGGCTATATCCGATAATCAAGACTCGGTGAACACAGAGTCGAACTCAATGTTCGCGGGTTCCTACGGCTATATTGCCCCAGGTACCTGCGAACTATGCCAATACTGGCAAGCATGATCTATTTGAGAATGACTATTTAGAGTAATATTATGTTGCAGAGTACGTCAGTATTGGTGTCAATACTGACGTACTCCGGCAAGCATGATATATTTGAGAATGACTGTTTAGAGtaatattgttgttgttgttgtagaGTATGCTTACTCGATGAAGGCGACGGAAAAGAGCGACGTATACAGCATGGGCATTGTGCTCGTGGAGCTCGTGACGGGGAGGATGCCGACGGACGACAGGTTTGGCGCGGAGATGGACGTGGTGCAGTGGGTGGAGACGGGGATGGAGAGTGGCGGGGGCGAGGAGCTCGTGGATCCGAGGATGAAACCGCTCTTGCCGGATGAGTTGAGTGCCATGCTGCAAGTGCTGGAGATAGCAATGCGATGCACGAAAACCGCGCCTTCGGAGAGGCCGACGTCGCGACAAGCGTGTGATCAATTGGTGCGTGTGTTGAATGATGCAGTTGTTCCATCTGGGAAGATGAGTCCAGATGCACATGTGTATGTATAGCTGACTCATACTACTAATCAAAAAGTCAGGATTCCAACTTCATTCCTTGTTGCTAAAAAGTTGTTTTCAATAGGTAGGATGCTTCAAAAGTTAGTCATTTTCTTACCATTTTGAGTTGTTAATTTGAAGAATTACCATGTTCCATAAGTTATGTTCACAAGTGTAAAAGTCATCTTCATAGGActtttttgtaaaatttaaGTCCTAAACATAATGTTTGTGACGTTTGGGTCATGGTTCCAAACTTTTTGAAGAAATCAACGAGGCAATCACAATAATCTTGGCTTAAAATGAACCAATAACATTTGGTGTTAAATGTTTTTAGTTCATCTAGAATAAAGATTGTTGCAATTTTCTCGTCAATTCTAATTATGTTTATaacatttgaatattttttttaaaatctaaaatgCACTTTAGTATGGAATAAACATGACATGTAAGAAGGGTTGCAAACAAATGTGGCTCACAAAAATGTTTAATTTCAAAGAAAATAACGGAGCAAACCCATGTTGACAGAGCAACTGAAACTAAGCCCATTAGCCTACTCTGTAAGTTATAAAGTATATATAGGTCACCTTCCATACTAAATTAATACACTCTCATTTGGCTCATGCACTTGATCCTGGAATTTATTTTATCATACTACAAGATTAATTAGTATGAAAGTCTGTTCTAATTCATCTATCAATTAATGATCCAGACAAGTACTCGTAATTAAGGttatatgatgatgatgatgatgatgatgatgatgatgatgatgatgatgatgatgatgatgatgatgatgatgatgatgatgatgaacaaCAGTCACCTCTTCCAAATATCTGAACTGCAATTCAGAAATCGGAATGTCAGGTACGAATCTAACTAATCCTGTTCGACTGAGTTTCCGGTAAGGCCGAATGTATCCTAGCGGACTGTGCTACAACCCGTTGGTAAATTGggttaatttaagttgtgttggaatgaaaaaaatcaattaacaCAGAATCAAGGACAAGAATCGAGGGACGAATCAAAGCTATATCTTCCAAAAATAGAGTTGagttaaaataagaaaattgttGATTTTGAATCACTAATTGTGTAGACTTTAGTGTGTAATAGTAGAAGATAACATACCGAGCCAGCCAAGTTGAACTGAAGCCTGGTATAAAATTACCCACTAGTTTGGGTTTCAGGCCCAAAAACAAGACCATTAGTATAAATCAATCAAATTTGGATTCAATTAATCACCTTGTTAGTTAAATGTGTTGATTTGCTATCCTTCCATTTatcttattaaaaataaaatattttcaatttttatctaTTCCAATCAAATTGACAAATTTTCCtaaataaaacaatattatctctgttttttcatttttattttattttttctccacttAACTTATAAAACAACACAACATGAAAAATGTTTCATTCCGTACGaaaaaacaaatgtttcatatataatgggacgaagggagtataagttATGCTCTATACAGAGTCAGTCAAGTATACTGAGTCACCTTTTCTCAAAAGAATATATTAATcataaaaattttattataaaataattattttctcgCGCTATACATATTCACAATTCTAGTTCTGGATGCTGGAACATTACTCTTAACATAATTGTATAAAGATTACAGGTATGTGACATATGTGAATCATTAATTTGATTCCATCCCTCAATTCAACCAAGTTTAGATTAGCAATACCAAATACATTGGGTAACACTCCATATATAGTATAAAATGTTAGTATAATGAGAAAGAATGATATATACAAATTGATAATAAATGAGTGAGTAAATATAGCAATAGATGCGATGGATGTGTGAAGGGCTTTATATAGAATAGGAAATGCGTAATTATTGGAACTAATTCATCGGTGGCCCACACATTTAATTACTTACATTTTGGTTACCACTCTCTTCAATCAGCCCCAAATCATTGTTCCTTCTTTGATTTTCAAGGTTGTTTTTGTTTTGCTCAAGAAAGAACCACATAACTCTAATTAATATCCCAATTTTCTCTTAATCACATATGGCTTGCTTCTTGATTAACCAatttcattattaattaatttaactctCCATGGCCTCTTTCCAAGTTGAGATTGTCCCATTCTTCCAAAACAATCTTAACAACTTGGAACTAGGCGATCTTTGGGTTCACCAACCACAATGGGAAAGCGCTGCTACCGCGTCCGATGCCACACCCCCGTGTAGCACCAGCAACAGCAGCAACAACAAcgacaacaacaataataataatgagaGCACGTATGAGTGCTCAAACAAACAATGCAGGGATAGATGGGCTGCGCGGGAGATCGTATTTCCCGCTGAATCTGACACCAGTGCCGGCGCGAGCCCCGCTCTTCCGGGAAACCCGAACGCGGGGGGCGTGTCGTCCCTGGTCCAGAAATGGAGGGGGTACGAGCGGGGTGCGCCGCCCCCGCCTCCCCTCCCTCCCAGTGGCCCAGTCGCGATGGACGGCGACTCCATCATCAGCGACTGGGAGTCCGATCGGACAGTTCCGAGCGGCAGGTCATCCATCCGCAGCCGGATGTCGGACGTCACTGAGAACGACAGGCTGAGGGTGTCCGACATCATCAGGAGGCTGACACCCAACGAAGCCTGCTGCGCCTCTCCTCCCCGGACTCGGGCGTCGCTCGATCACGCCGACCCTAGGCCTACGGCCGCGCCCGCGCTACGCATCTGGGGCCGACAGGCCTACCTCGACCTCCTCGCGCGGAGGGAGAGGGATCGGCGCAGGGAGATAAACGTGGTCCATGCTCGTAAATACGTCTCCAAATTCCCTCATTGCGGCCGCATTCAGGTTCCCTCTAAAGAAAATATTCTCTCCATCCGTTATTAAATgttcaatttttcattttttttattagtccgttaataaatattcaattttcactTTTACTAATTTTAATTAGTGGAACCTACATTCTACTAgttttttctttacttttctttataaatttaaacaatttcttaaaattcgatAGACATTTATAAGCGGATAAAGAAGGTATCTTAAGTTGGTAGCGGAGGAAGAGAGTATCCCATGTCGGTATGAAAAGAGAATTTAACTTATTTGTTTTCTCTTTCTCAAACTCTACTGTTTTTTTGTCTAAATAGGCTGTGCTAAAGCTTAGGTTGCTGCGACGTGGCATGGAAGGCATTCCCATTGATCCACAAATACCTAagtctcatctctctctctcctacccctctttctctctctcaaatttaaCCTAATTTTCACAAATTGGGGTTTTCTCACATTCCTAGGCCAAGAGTGAACCAAAAGGGCCAAAGCACTACAACAGTGCATTTCGAAAAAGAGGCAAAAGACAAGACAACAGACGATGAAGCAAGAAAACAAGACAAAAGGTGTAATAATAACGGGAAGAGTTGTCTGAGAGCACAACAAGACATCATCCACTACGAAGAAACCACATACACCAAACAAGAAACTAGGGTTAACACACGTGAAGAAACATCCAAATCCAAAGAGAGCAATAAGCAAGACGACGACAACGATGATGGCGGTGGTGATGATCAAGCAGTATCCATCACCTGCAGTAGCCAGCTGCCGATGGTGGACACTGAGGCCGACTGGCTGGCCGATATCGCCCATCCTGAAGGGGGATGGGAGGAATCCCAGATGGGAGAAGAGATCAACACGGATTGGATCGAACAAGTGTCGCGCCCGCGCAGCGACTGGGAGTGTCTGAGGCAGGAGAGGTATCAAGAGATGCTTGATCCGTTTGCAGAGAAAGAAGAGATTCGTTCACTCCTATGCAGGTCAATTCAAACTCGACACATCTACCATGTTGCTTGCATTTTTTTATGGGATAGTTGCGCAATCAGTTGGGAAACTATGAAGTTTGGATCCGCTCGCAATTGTCTCACAATGAAAAAATTATGATATGTTATTGTTTAAACTCAACGGTGATGACGTCCGCATATGATTTCCAGACTAACACACTGGATacattttcacaaaaaaatCACCATATATGAAagaaatataaacaaatttataGTACTTTATAAATTTTCTGACTGATTTTAAAGTTGCCTAATGAAacagaatttgatcaaatttcacGAGATCCAGCAATTAGCCATTTTATAGCCCTTTTATTTTAGGCAAATTGCCTAAAAAGCATGAAGTTTGGTCAATTCTCATTCGACCCGCAACTTTCAAAAATTAGCTGGAAAAACCAACATGTTTGGATTTTTTGCCATTATCCATGATGAAAAAATCCTACTGCATGTTCTTTATAAATAGACCATATCGTTTAACTCATTGACATTAGTGTTTAAGTGTGATTTCCATGCTGTAGACTCAGATTACGATGTGattacaaataaattcaaaCTTGATGGTTTTCCCGAATGATTTTCCAAGTTACAGGACTGACCAAACTTCAACCAAACTTCATGGATTTACCGACAGTTTGCCtttattttgttaatattttcgattaattgatttaatttgcAGGAAGAGTGTGTCGAATTTCCTAACGAGTGAGCTGAAGGACAAGATTGATCAGCTCATGATATGTCGTAGTCAGGGAGATCAAagacaaaacaataaagtgttcaaggaaggaggaggaggaggagttcATCAAGCAGCAAAATATTTTGATGAATATGATAAAGAAGGTGAGAGGCAACAGTTTGGTGAATGTCAAGAATATGTGGGTGCTTCTGCAGCCACGCCTCATGCTGATCATAATGAGAGTGATAAGCACAAGTGTGAAGAGCCAAGTGAGTGCTCTTATCAAGTTGCATCTCCCTCCACACCATATGCTGAGAATGAGAAGCATAAGTGTCAAGAGCCGAGTGAGTGCTCTTCTCAGGCTGTCTCTCCCTCCACACCGCATTCTTCGACGAACTATTGCTCTCAGGACATGACCGGTCGGACCTCCACCTACACTGCTC
This DNA window, taken from Salvia splendens isolate huo1 chromosome 18, SspV2, whole genome shotgun sequence, encodes the following:
- the LOC121775749 gene encoding LRR receptor-like serine/threonine-protein kinase GSO1, which gives rise to MIPLLLLLVVLNLNLGSSQSTNDFHILLEAKKSILHDPFNVLQNWSIHNPDFCAWGGVTCGGGGGGVVAIDLANCSLEGSIPAAFGGLRNLLHLNLSSNSFTGPIPTALSNLSALESLLLFSNRLSGFIPPQLGLLSNLRVLRIGDNELSGEIPPELGELRSLVSLGLASCSLTGPIPRELGRLSNLETLVLQENELEGGVPKEVGNCSGLMILTAALNRLNGTIPAEIGGLRNLQLLNLGNNSLTGEIPATIGEIPNLEYLNLLGNRLEGKIPKTLAKLMNLKTLDLSGNMLTREIPAEIGNMFQLVSLVLSGNNLTGNIPAEICSNATSLQHLMLAQNQLSGGIPAELKECGSLTQLDLSNNTLSGGIPPEIYEMTELTDVMLNNNTLSGGISPSIGNLTNLQTLALYQNNLRGDLPREIGMLSRLEILYLYDNQFSGDIPVEIGNCTSLQMLDFFGNRFTGTIPITIGRLKLLNFLHLRQNDLSGDIPPALGNCRELTILDLADNRLSGAIPATFGRLLALQQLMLYNNSLHGALPENLASLSNLTRINLSHNNLSGSIAPLCNSPHYLSFDLTSNAFDHEIPHQIGDSPALERLRLGSNRFTGEIPVTIGRLQSLSLLDLSSNLLIGEIPLQISLCKSLTHLDLDHNRLSGEVPFWIGRIPLLGELKLGANELSGSLPRGLFNCSNLLILSLSNNSINGTLPPEINQLKSLNVLDLDSNRLSGPIPPAIGQLDKLYQLHLSRNAFTGSIPVEIGQLQNLQSGLDISYNNLTGTIPSSIGSLDKLESLDLSHNALAGELPPQVGSMSSLGRLDLSFNRLNGTLDKHYARWPASAFVGNLNLCGAPLRNCGDATALSSSRLSKASVVIISAMAATAAVISLLLGAALFFKRRREAYALASEADSSSSSQQRRPLFDNGAGRCDFRWMDLMEATNNLSDEFVIGCGGSGTIYRAELFTGETVAIKRIARKDDLMLDRSFAREIKTLGRIRHRHLVRLLGHCSNPRAGSNLLIYEYMENGSLWDWLYDAEKDDKKKRILDWDARLRIAVGLAQGMEYLHHDCVPKILHRDVKSSNVLLDADMEAHLGDFGLAKAISDNQDSVNTESNSMFAGSYGYIAPEYAYSMKATEKSDVYSMGIVLVELVTGRMPTDDRFGAEMDVVQWVETGMESGGGEELVDPRMKPLLPDELSAMLQVLEIAMRCTKTAPSERPTSRQACDQLVRVLNDAVVPSGKMSPDAHVYV
- the LOC121776408 gene encoding uncharacterized protein LOC121776408; the encoded protein is MASFQVEIVPFFQNNLNNLELGDLWVHQPQWESAATASDATPPCSTSNSSNNNDNNNNNNESTYECSNKQCRDRWAAREIVFPAESDTSAGASPALPGNPNAGGVSSLVQKWRGYERGAPPPPPLPPSGPVAMDGDSIISDWESDRTVPSGRSSIRSRMSDVTENDRLRVSDIIRRLTPNEACCASPPRTRASLDHADPRPTAAPALRIWGRQAYLDLLARRERDRRREINVVHARKYVSKFPHCGRIQAVLKLRLLRRGMEGIPIDPQIPKPRVNQKGQSTTTVHFEKEAKDKTTDDEARKQDKRCNNNGKSCLRAQQDIIHYEETTYTKQETRVNTREETSKSKESNKQDDDNDDGGGDDQAVSITCSSQLPMVDTEADWLADIAHPEGGWEESQMGEEINTDWIEQVSRPRSDWECLRQERYQEMLDPFAEKEEIRSLLCRKSVSNFLTSELKDKIDQLMICRSQGDQRQNNKVFKEGGGGGVHQAAKYFDEYDKEGERQQFGECQEYVGASAATPHADHNESDKHKCEEPSECSYQVASPSTPYAENEKHKCQEPSECSSQAVSPSTPHSSTNYCSQDMTGRTSTYTAHPTFEMEIIYDLRRHMEQLHQEISELRKSMKSCTDMQVKMHRSIKKEVTAAITHSDAKNGRRHQVKRGASNGTRCCLCCKVQVDCVLYRCGHMCTCFDCANQLHWSGRGCPVCSAQILDVVRTQSNF